The Azotosporobacter soli DNA segment TTGATGCCGTAGCCCTTCAGCGGATCGATTTCCAGGATATGTGCCGCAATGGGGCCCGCATCACCGCTGCGCTGCAGCAATCGGTACTTCACTCCCAGTGCAGGTTCTGCCTCGGCAGGCGTTTCTTCGTTTACAGGCGCTTGCGTTTCGCGCTTGATGTCGAGAATCAGACGGTTCGGATTGCTGAGCGTGAAGACCTGGTACGTCGCGGTCGCCTTCAAGTTGATCAGTACTTTCAACGCATTATTCGCGCCCGGACGGAATTGAATGCTGTCCAGCAGCGTGTCATTATATTTAAGCTGCGCCGCACCAACTTTGCTCAATGTATTGGAAAAATCCAGCTGAATTTGCGCCGGACTCTCCTGAAACGCCGCATCATATTCTGGCAGTGTATTGACGTCGAATACCAAACGGATCCGCTCCGCACTCTGACTATAGCGCACCTTTTGAATCGTTGAAACAGTCGCCGCAAATGCTGTCGCAACCTGACTCACGATTAAAAACATCAAAACACCCAGCAGCAGGTACCGTTTTTTCATTTTGCTCCTCCTTTGCAGGCGTTGCAGCGAGTGGCCTTTTTAATGCGCTTGCCCTCCGCTTTGCCGCCCATAGCCAAAAGGCACAAAGAGAGCCGACGCATTAAAAGCGGGCATTCTGCTTCGTGCCTTCTTATCCTTTTTATTTGCTTGTTTTCTTCGCGTTTGCCGCCTGCGCAAACGGGTCAGCCGCCGGTTGCGAAAGTTGGCGGTACATCATGTCCGCCAGACCGATTCCGCCTGCCTTAGACATGTTCCGTGTCGTCTCGACGTCCATCATCGACTGGAACAGTTCTTGATTTCGCGTATTGATCATGTCCTCTTTCGGCACCGTCTTACGCATTTCCGTCAACATCAGGTTGATAAAGACCGACTCCAATTCCTGGCAGGTCTGGCGCAGCTTTACGTCATCTTTATCGGTCTTCAGCTTCTCGCCGGCCGCCGCCAGTTCCTTGGCAAAATTGCCTTTGGCCTGCTGTTCGGCAACCATCTGTACCGAAGCCGCATCCATACCGGACATTCGTCTGATTTCCATCTCTTATTCCTCCCGGACTATATGATCTGCAGGTCGGCATGCAGCGCACCGGCTGCTTTCATCGCCTGCAAAATGGCAATGATATCGCGCGGCGTCGCGCCGATGGCATTGAGTGCATTTACAACATCGCCCACGTTGGAAGTTGACGGCAGCACCAGCACGTTGGCCTTCGGTTCATCCACCGTCACATTGGTATTGCTGGTGACCGCCGTATTGCCGTTCGAAAACGGATTCGGCTGCGACACGGTCGTATCCTTGGCGATTTTTACGCTTAGGCCGCCCTGCGCCACCGCAACCTGATCGATCGAAACGTTCGATCCCATGACCACGGTGCCCGTCCGTTCGTTAATCACGACCTTCGCCGCTGCATCGGTCGTGATATAGATATCTTCCATTGCCGCGATGAATCCGACTGCATTGCCGCCATATTCACCCGGCACATACATTTCGACCGTACCAGGGTCTTTTGCATTCGCAATGCCGCCGAAGCGACGGTTAACCGCATCGGCAATCCGGCTCGCAGTAGTAAAATCAGGCTGATTGAGCGCCAGACGCACCATGCCGTTGTCCGCCATCTGCATCGGTACTTCCCGTTCGACCATCGCGCCGTTCGGCGTCGTTCCGACCGTTAGAAAATTCTTCTGCTGGCTGCTGCCGCCGCCGCCGGCGGCGAAGCCGCCAATCGAAACAGGACCCTGCGCCACCGCATACGTCTGACCATTCGCTCCGCGCAGCGGCGTCTGAATCAGCACGCCGCCCTGCAGGCTTTTCGCGTCGCCCATCGAAGCGACGTTAATATCAATCGTGTCACCCGGTTTTAAAAACGGCGGCAACTGCGCCGTGACCATGACCGCCGCGACGTTTTTCGATTGTAACTGCGCCGCGCTGATCGTCACGCCAAACGTCTTCATCATGCTGGCGGTGGATTGCAGCGTCTGCAGGATCTTATTCGAGTCGCCCGTTCCGGTCAGACCGACAACCAGGCCATAACCGACCAGTTGATTGGCGCGCACGCCCTGCACCTTGGCGACGTCCTTAATCCGGCTGTTCGCTCCGGCCTGAACGACGGCACTGAGCGCAAATAAAGCGAGCAACACCAGGCTCAGTAAACGTATCTGTCTGTTCATAGTCCCTCCTACATTTAAAAGAAGAAATTAAGCAGCTGCGTGATGATGCCCTGCTTCTGCTTCGCCGCAATCGGGCCTTTACCGTCAATATGAATCTGCGCATTCGCCACATTATACGAATATACGGTATTATCACCGGAGATATCTTCGGTGCGCACGATTCCGTTAACGGTGATCTTTTGTTCCTCGCCGCCCTGCGCCACCGTCTGGCTGCCGGCAATCACCAGATTGCCGTTCGGCTTCACTTCGACGACCTGCGCAGTCATCCTGGCCGTCACGGTGTTGCTGTTGCTGACCGTCCCGTTGGTTGCCACGCTATCAGCGTTTTTCGCGCTGGCCGAAGAATCCAGTTTGAAGAAACGGAACAATTGGCTGAACAAGCCGGTGCTGGCGCTCATATTAGCCGATGCACTCTTTGAATTGCTGGTCTTGCCGGTCCGCGTCGCGGTACTGGTTTCGCTGATCAAAATGGTCAGGATATCGCCTACTGTCCGCGCTTTTCGGTCGCTATACATATTCGCCGCCGGCGATTGTTCGTTCCACAGTGATTCTGCCGCGACCGGCGCCGCTATGCCCAGCAGCCAAACGACTGCCATTATAGCTGCCAAGTTTTTGTATCGATGGGTCGTTTTCATCTAATCACCTTCCCCTGCTTGCCGTTGGCTGCTGCCCGGCGTGATCACCTGAACGGTATTGGCGTCAATGACCCGGCCGGTAACGAGTTTCTTCGAATTCATATTCATTACCCGGATCAGTTGGCCTACCCGGCCATCCTGCGCCGCCTGTCCTGCCGTCACAATTTCCATTCCGGCCACGCGGGCAACGATGTTGACCGGACTGCCGCGCCGCACGAGCAGCGGTTTTTCCAGCAGATTCGTCGTCATCACCGTGCCCGGGTTGATAATCCGTTTGGCGGCCAAGCCCTCAAACTTGCTGCTGTCCAGATAGTAGCCGTTCATCCGTCCGACATCGGTCCGCTCCAAGCGAAGATCCTCGGGACGAATCACCTGCCCGGCCATGATCACGCGATTCGCGACAACGATCGGCCGGAACAGGCGTATTTCCATTTTGACATACGTTTTAATTACCGTCGGCTGTCCATTGATCCAGACGACAGCGCGCACGGCATTGACGCCATTATAATGCAGCGGTGCCGACAGCTCAATACGGATCTCGACATCGCCGGGCGGCGCCAGCAAATCGCCGACTTCGCCCACCACAGCGACTTCAATTTCATCTCCTGCAGCGGCGCTGCTGATTTGGCTCTTCACCGCCGCAACGGCTCGCTCTTGAATCAAGCTACCGCGCACGGTCTGTGCGACGGAGACAAGCGTAATCGAATCCGGAATCTGCCATGCGGCATTTTCAAAATCGACGCCGCTGGCCGCTAACCGAGTCGCCAAATACTCGCGCGACCAAACCTGACTGCTTCCCAGCGGCGGCGCAGGAGCCAATTGTATCTCGCGCCAGTATCTGGTCCGCTGATTGTCGACACCTTGGATATCGGCCAGATTTCCCAATAAGACAAAGGGGCCGTCTATCTTTGCCTGTCCGGCGACCGTAATGGTTACGCCGGCCGCACAAACCGCCCCTGTCATGATCATCCAGTATGCAATTGCCAACAAGATGCTGCGCTTCAACATGCTGTCTTCAACCCAATCTTACCGTTTCAGCTGCGCGGCGATCTCCAGCATCGAATCGGCCGTCGTTACCGCTTTGGAATTCATCTCATAGGCCCGTTGTGCGACGATCATGTTAACCATTTCATCGACAACCTGGACATTCGACATTTCCAAATACTTCTGTTCAATACCGCCCGCGCCGTCTACGGTCGGATTCGTGACAACCGCGTCGCCGGAGGCTGCGGTCGGCACCAAAAGGCTGCTGCCGAGCGCGGATAAACCGGCCGGATTGACAAAGCGAGCCAATTGCAGCTGCCCTAAATCCTGCGGCGTGCTCTGACCCGGAATCGTCGCCGAGATGCGTCCGTCTTTCGAAACCATGACGGCTGTCGCCGTGCTCGGAATCGTGATCGCCGGTTCGATCGGATAGCCTTCGCTCGTCACAATACGTCCTTGCGAATCGCGCTGAAACGCGCCGTTTCTTGTATACGCCAGCGTGCCGTCCGGCATCGTGATTTGGAAGAAACCGTCGCCGGCAATCGTCATATCGAGTTCATTGCCAGTCGCCTGGAACGAACCTTGCGTATACATCTTCGTCGTGGCGACGAGTTTTGCGCCATGTCCCATCTGAACGCCAGCCGGCAGCTGACTGTCCGGACCGGTCGTCGAACCGGCCGCCCGAATCGTTTGGTACATCAAATCTTCAAATTCCGCACGGCTTTTCTTGAAACCGGTCGTATTCACGTTAGCCAGGTTATTCGAAATTACGTCGACATTGGCTTGTTGGGCCACCATGCCCGAACCTGCTGTCCACAGAGCTCGCATCATAATTTAGTTACCTCCCCACTTCATCTCGGCGGCTGCAATCAGCAACCATCCGCAGGGCTTCCGCATGCGGTCCAGCCCCTCTTTCAGATTTATCGTCAAAAACACGTTCGATATTAAGCGCTTGGTTAAAAAAACTAGCCTAACTTGCCCACATCGTTAACCGCGCGGCCCATCAGCGTATCATGCGTCTGCACGGCCTTGCTGTTGATCTCATACGAACGGAATGCCGCGATCAGGTTGATCATTTCCGTTACCGCGTTCGTATTCGCCATTTCCAACGCACTTTGCTCCACCATCGTCGTCGACGCTTGCGGACGCGCGTTCGGCGCAGCCTTGAACATGGAATCGCCTTCTTTTAGCAGCTGTTTTTCATCGGCAAACTCAACGATGCGCAATTGACCGATTTCAACCGCTTCGATCTGCCCGGGCTGTTGCAATTGCACCCGTCCATCGCTGCTGATATTGACCTTCTCCGTGTCGCCAAGCTGAATCGGACCGCCTTGCCCCAGCACGCGGTAGCCTTCGGAGGTCACCAATTCGCCTTGTGCACTGCGCTGAAAAGAGCCGTTTCGCGTATAGCGTTCACCGGCCGGCGTCTGGATGACAAAAAAGCCCTTGCCCTTTATCGCCACATCCAGCGGATTGCCGGTCACCTTGAACGCACCCTGATCCTGGATTGTGGCTATCTCGTCAACCATCGTACCGACGCCCATGCCGCCGATCGGCGTCACCGGGCCGTCATTGATTCGTTCCATCAATAAACTGGCAAAATCCTTGTTGATTGTAACGTCCCGCTTATAGCCCGTTGTGTTGACATTGGCCAAATTGTTCGAAATCACATCGGTTCGCGCCGTTTCCGCCAGCATCCCCGAAGCCGAAGTATAAATTCCGCGAATCATCGTCTCACTCCTTTCTTCTACCCTTGCATGATGCCGCCTTTTTTCAGCGTCGTCAAACTATCTTCCAAATTTTCCAGCGCATCGAGCGCTTTTCCGGTGCCGAGCGCTACGCACGACAGGGGATCATCCGCCAGATACGTCGGGATTCCGGTTTCTTCGCGGATCAGTCGATCCAAACCATGCAGCAGCGAGCCGCCGCCGGTCATCACGATGCCGCGATCCATAATATCCGCCGACAATTCGGGCGGCGTATTCTCGAGTACCGACTTCACGCGCTGTACGATCAACGATACCGGTTCGCTGAGTGCTTCCCAGGTCTCGGCCGAAGAGATCTTGACCGTCTTCGGTAAACCAGACAGCAGGTCGCGCCCGCGAATCTCCATCGTCTCCATCTTGCCGGATGGAAACGCCGTCGCGATGTTGACCTTGATTTCTTCTGCGGTTCGCTCGCCGATCATGATGTTGTATTCTTTTTTCACGTAACGAACCAACGCTTCATCAAATTTATCACCGCCAATGCGCAGGGATTCACTGCAAACAATGCCGCCGAGACTGAGCACCGCAACATCGGTCGTGCCGCCGCCGATATCGACAACCATCGAACCGCATGGTTCAGAAATCACGAGTCCCGCGCCCAGCGCAGCCGCGAGCGGTTCTTCGATCAGATACGTCTTGCGCGCTCCTGCCTGCAGCGCCGCTTCGAGAACGGCTCTTTTTTCCACGGTGGTCACGCCGGACGGAATGCAAACCATGATGCGCGGTTTAAAGAGCATGCTCTTGCCGGCGACTTTATTTATGAAATGGCGCAGCATCCGTTCGGTGCTGTCATAATCGGCGATGACGCCTTCGCGCAACGGCCGGATCGCAACGATGTTGCCCGGCGTACGCCCTAGCATCCGTCGCGCTTCTTCGCCGATTGCCAAGACTTTGTTGGTATCCCTGTCGATTGCGACAACCGACGGTTCCCTTAGCACGATCCCTTTTCCTTTTATATATACCAGCACATTCGCTGTTCCCAAATCAACCCCGATATCCATCGCCATTCCAAACATGTTTGCTTTATGCCCCTTTCCCTATTAAAAAACGCTACACATATTACTTGCACTCTTTCTACACTATAAAGCAAAATCCTGCCCGTTGCACGCTTAAAAAACTTATCTAGCATAAAACTACGAAAAACCGCTGCAGCAATCCTTTAGGATAACGGCGAGGTTTTAAAACGAAGAGGGGAAGAAAAGCAAAGATCGGCAGGATTTCATTTGCTTGCGTTCCCTCTTCCCCTCTTTCTTTTCCGCTTCGCAGCTTCGTGCTGAAAATCTTTTGTCTCCGCACAGACGCTCGTATCGCTTCGTCTTTTGTCTTCCATTGATCACAATCTAAGCATTAGAAAAGCCACGAAGGTCGATACGACCTTCGTG contains these protein-coding regions:
- a CDS encoding rod-binding protein; this translates as MEIRRMSGMDAASVQMVAEQQAKGNFAKELAAAGEKLKTDKDDVKLRQTCQELESVFINLMLTEMRKTVPKEDMINTRNQELFQSMMDVETTRNMSKAGGIGLADMMYRQLSQPAADPFAQAANAKKTSK
- a CDS encoding flagellar basal body P-ring protein FlgI is translated as MNRQIRLLSLVLLALFALSAVVQAGANSRIKDVAKVQGVRANQLVGYGLVVGLTGTGDSNKILQTLQSTASMMKTFGVTISAAQLQSKNVAAVMVTAQLPPFLKPGDTIDINVASMGDAKSLQGGVLIQTPLRGANGQTYAVAQGPVSIGGFAAGGGGSSQQKNFLTVGTTPNGAMVEREVPMQMADNGMVRLALNQPDFTTASRIADAVNRRFGGIANAKDPGTVEMYVPGEYGGNAVGFIAAMEDIYITTDAAAKVVINERTGTVVMGSNVSIDQVAVAQGGLSVKIAKDTTVSQPNPFSNGNTAVTSNTNVTVDEPKANVLVLPSTSNVGDVVNALNAIGATPRDIIAILQAMKAAGALHADLQII
- a CDS encoding flagellar basal body L-ring protein FlgH, giving the protein MKTTHRYKNLAAIMAVVWLLGIAAPVAAESLWNEQSPAANMYSDRKARTVGDILTILISETSTATRTGKTSNSKSASANMSASTGLFSQLFRFFKLDSSASAKNADSVATNGTVSNSNTVTARMTAQVVEVKPNGNLVIAGSQTVAQGGEEQKITVNGIVRTEDISGDNTVYSYNVANAQIHIDGKGPIAAKQKQGIITQLLNFFF
- the flgA gene encoding flagellar basal body P-ring formation chaperone FlgA, coding for MLKRSILLAIAYWMIMTGAVCAAGVTITVAGQAKIDGPFVLLGNLADIQGVDNQRTRYWREIQLAPAPPLGSSQVWSREYLATRLAASGVDFENAAWQIPDSITLVSVAQTVRGSLIQERAVAAVKSQISSAAAGDEIEVAVVGEVGDLLAPPGDVEIRIELSAPLHYNGVNAVRAVVWINGQPTVIKTYVKMEIRLFRPIVVANRVIMAGQVIRPEDLRLERTDVGRMNGYYLDSSKFEGLAAKRIINPGTVMTTNLLEKPLLVRRGSPVNIVARVAGMEIVTAGQAAQDGRVGQLIRVMNMNSKKLVTGRVIDANTVQVITPGSSQRQAGEGD
- the flgG gene encoding flagellar basal-body rod protein FlgG, translated to MMRALWTAGSGMVAQQANVDVISNNLANVNTTGFKKSRAEFEDLMYQTIRAAGSTTGPDSQLPAGVQMGHGAKLVATTKMYTQGSFQATGNELDMTIAGDGFFQITMPDGTLAYTRNGAFQRDSQGRIVTSEGYPIEPAITIPSTATAVMVSKDGRISATIPGQSTPQDLGQLQLARFVNPAGLSALGSSLLVPTAASGDAVVTNPTVDGAGGIEQKYLEMSNVQVVDEMVNMIVAQRAYEMNSKAVTTADSMLEIAAQLKR
- the flgF gene encoding flagellar basal-body rod protein FlgF, whose translation is MIRGIYTSASGMLAETARTDVISNNLANVNTTGYKRDVTINKDFASLLMERINDGPVTPIGGMGVGTMVDEIATIQDQGAFKVTGNPLDVAIKGKGFFVIQTPAGERYTRNGSFQRSAQGELVTSEGYRVLGQGGPIQLGDTEKVNISSDGRVQLQQPGQIEAVEIGQLRIVEFADEKQLLKEGDSMFKAAPNARPQASTTMVEQSALEMANTNAVTEMINLIAAFRSYEINSKAVQTHDTLMGRAVNDVGKLG
- a CDS encoding rod shape-determining protein; protein product: MFGMAMDIGVDLGTANVLVYIKGKGIVLREPSVVAIDRDTNKVLAIGEEARRMLGRTPGNIVAIRPLREGVIADYDSTERMLRHFINKVAGKSMLFKPRIMVCIPSGVTTVEKRAVLEAALQAGARKTYLIEEPLAAALGAGLVISEPCGSMVVDIGGGTTDVAVLSLGGIVCSESLRIGGDKFDEALVRYVKKEYNIMIGERTAEEIKVNIATAFPSGKMETMEIRGRDLLSGLPKTVKISSAETWEALSEPVSLIVQRVKSVLENTPPELSADIMDRGIVMTGGGSLLHGLDRLIREETGIPTYLADDPLSCVALGTGKALDALENLEDSLTTLKKGGIMQG